The following proteins are encoded in a genomic region of Oncorhynchus kisutch isolate 150728-3 linkage group LG4, Okis_V2, whole genome shotgun sequence:
- the csgalnact2 gene encoding chondroitin sulfate N-acetylgalactosaminyltransferase 2: protein MPRRSFPLQGRMRWLFLGLVLLLVLFLFAYLLECTPPADVSLVLPGLGGESYGKDYYRALLQEQEEHHLSRAASLKRQIAQLKQELQQMSEKLKDLQDWKEGLGVQGLAETKDQVPGDLLEFLHSQIDKAEVNTGARLPSEYALVPFESFNSGKVYQLEMGLTRHPEEKPVRKDRRDELVEVIEAALDVINNPDEEDGQEDDVPMQRQAYTESHFTEGLYRTERDKGTLYELFFAKEDSDNFRHVTLFRPFGPLMKVRSTSVETSGVVINIIVPLAGRTDAFSQFLHNFREVCIKHDREVHLTVVYFGQEGLREVKSYLEKMSREETFSNYTLIPVDEEFSRGRGLDIGARAWKKGDVLMFFCDVDIYFTRDYLNTCLLHTAPNKRVFYPVVFSLYNPAIVYGNLELAPPIESQLIHKKDAGFWRDFGFGMTCQYRSDFLNIGGFDLDVKGWGVEDVHLYRKYLRSDLIVTRTPVSGLFHLWHEKQCADELTPEQYRMCIQSKAMNEASHSHLGMLVFREEIENHLRKQAYKTQGKTED, encoded by the exons ATGCCCAGGCGAAGCTTTCCGCTGCAGGGACGGATGCGCTGGCTGTTCCTGGGGCTCGTCCTGCTGCTGGTCCTCTTCCTCTTTGCTTACTTGCTGGAGTGCACTCCCCCAGCTGATGTCAGCCTGGTCCTGCCTGGCTTGGGAGGGGAGTCCTATGGGAAGGACTACTACCGTGCCCTGCtgcaggagcaggaggagcaccaCCTCAGCCGTGCCGCCAGCCTCAAGCGGCAGATCGCCCAGCTCAAGCAGGAGCTCCAGCAGATGAGTGAGAAGCTCAAGGACCTGCAGGACTGGAAGGAAGGCCTCGGGGTCCAGGGACTAGCTGAGACCAAGGACCAGGTGCCTGGGGATCTCCTCGAATTCCTCCACTCCCAGATCGACAAAGCCGAGGTGAACACGGGAGCACGGCTACCCAGCGAGTACGCCCTGGTCCCCTTTGAGAGCTTCAACTCCGGTAAGGTGTATCAACTGGAGATGGGGTTGACCAGGCACCCAGAGGAGAAGCCTGTGCGGAAGGACCGCAGGGACGAGCTGGTGGAGGTCATTGAGGCGGCCCTGGACGTCATAAACAACCCAGACGAGGAGGATGGCCAGGAGGATGATGTGCCCATGCAGAGGCAGGCATACACTGAGAGCCACTTTACTGAGG GTCTGTACAGAACAGAACGGGACAAAGGCACACTCTACGAGCTCTTCTTTGCAAAAGAGGACTCCGACAATTTCCGCCACGTTACTCTTTTCCGTCCATTCGGTCCTTTAATGAAAGTCAGGAGCACATCCGTAGAAACGTCCGGAGTTGTCATCAATATCATTGTACCATTGGCGGGCAGAACAGATGCATTCTCACAGTTCCTACACAACTTCAG GGAAGTTTGCATAAAACATGATAGGGAAGTGCATCTTACGGTGGTCTACTTTGGACAAGAGGGCTTACGAGAGGTGAAGTCTTATTTGGAAAAAATGTCCAG GGAGGAGACTTTTTCCAACTACACCCTCATCCCAGTGGACGAGGAGTTTTCCAGGGGCAGGGGTCTGGACATCGGAGCCCGCGCCTGGAAGAAGGGTGACGTGTTGATGTTCTTCTGTGATGTGGATATCTACTTCACACGGGACTATCTCAACACCTGCCTCCTTCACACCGCTCCAA ACAAGAGAGTATTTTATCCAGTGGTTTTCAGTTTGTATAACCCTGCCATAGTCTATGGAAATCTGGAGCTGGCTCCCCCCATTGAAAGTCAACTT ATTCACAAGAAAGATGCTGGATTCTGGAGAGATTTTGGCTTTGGAATGACATGTCAATATCGCTCAGACTTCCTTAATATCG GAGGTTTTGACCTGGACGTGAAAGGTTGGGGTGTGGAAGATGTCCACTTGTACAGGAAGTACCTGCGGAGCGACCTGATCGTGACGCGTACACCAGTATCTGGCCTCTTCCACCTGTGGCACGAAAAGCAGTGTGCAGACGAGCTGACTCCAGAACAGTATCGCATGTGCATCCAgtccaaagccatgaatgaggCATCCCACTCCCACCTGGGCATGCTGGTGTTCCGCGAGGAGATCGAGAATCACCTCCGCAAGCAGGCCTATAAGACCCAGGGCAAAACTGAAGACTGA